From a single Budorcas taxicolor isolate Tak-1 chromosome X, Takin1.1, whole genome shotgun sequence genomic region:
- the LOC128070308 gene encoding late histone H2B.L4-like yields the protein MCEPTPDNSEEDVITKEMGTSETEPSDTEMAKAGPSNPDPCDAEPKKAKQKTAKGRRCRRRRRGHQGNFSSFATYFPRVLRQVHTGLSLSRESVNILDSFVKDMFERIAEEAGSLAHCNRRCTIMTEDIQTAVRLLLPGELGKYAVSEATKSVTRYRTSR from the coding sequence ATGTGTGAACCAACCCCTGACAACTCGGAGGAAGACGTGATCACCAAAGAAATGGGCACCTCTGAAACTGAGCCCTCTGATACGGAGATGGCGAAAGCAGGGCCCTCCAATCCAGACCCGTGTGATGCGGAACcaaaaaaggcaaagcagaagacAGCTAAGGGCCGCcgttgccgccgccgccgccgcggccatCAGGGCAATTTCTCAAGCTTTGCTACCTATTTCCCTAGGGTGCTGAGGCAAGTACACACAGGCCTGAGTCTTTCCCGTGAGTCCGTGAACATCTTGGATTCGTTTGTGAAAGATATGTTCGAGCGGATTGCTGAAGAGGCTGGGAGCCTGGCCCACTGCAACAGGCGCTGCACCATCATGACCGAAGACATCCAGACAGCTGTGCGTCTTCTGTTGCCTGGGGAGCTCGGCAAGTACGCCGTGTCCGAGGCCACCAAGTCGGTCACCAGATACCGCACCAGCAGATGA